A window of Streptomyces broussonetiae genomic DNA:
GGTTGGGGAAGGGCCTGGTCTGCAGGCCGACCAGGTCGATGTAGTGCTGCAGCGCGGTGGAGGAGGGCGGAAAGCGCATCGCGCCCATCTCGGCCGTGAGCGACTCGTCGCAGCCCTCGAAGCCGACCGTGCGCAGTCGGCCGCCGATCTGGTCGGCCTCGTAGACGACGGGCTTGAGACCCATCTTCATCAGCTCGTACGCGGCCACGATGCCGGACAGACCGCCGCCGATGATCGCGACCTCGGTGCCGTGCTCGGTCGCGGGTATCTGGCCGAGGCCCGCGGGGTGGGCGAGGAAGTCGTCGTAGGCGTAGGGGAAGTCCGGGCCGAACATGGTGATCGGCGGCTGCTGCTCGTCGGTGTGCTCGACGGCGTTGGGCACCGTGGACGTCATGGGGTACGGACTCCTTGCGCGAAAGAACTCGGGGGGAAGTTCAGAAGTTCGGGGGAAGCTCGGGGGTGTCAGACCAGGGACCCGTACAGACGGGGGCGGCGGTCCTGCAGATACGGGTTGGCCTCGCGGGACGCGGCCAGGAAGGCGGGGTCGGCGTCGGCGAACACCAGTTCCTCGGCGCGGCCGGCCCGGGCGCGGGCGACACCGTCGGGGCCGACGAGGACCGAGAGCCCGACGAACTCGAACTCCCCTTCCTGGCCGACCCGGTTGACGTACGCGATGTACATCTGGTTCTCCCAGGCGCGCACCGGCACGAGGGACTCGGCGACGAACTGGAAGGGGTGCATCTGCGCGGTGGGGACGACGAGGAGGTCGGTGCCGGCCAGGGCGTGGGCGCGGACGTTCTCCGGGAACTCGACGTCGTAGCAGATCATCAGGCCCACGGTCAGGCCGTTCAGCTCGGCCTGCACGACCGGCTGCTCGCCGGGGGTGAAGTGCTCGCGCTCGAAGCGGCCGAAGAGGTGGGTCTTGCGGTAGTTCGCGAGCCGGGTCCCGTCGGCGGAGATCAGCTGGGCGGAGTTGTGGACGCTCTCGCCGTCGCGCTCCGGATACCCGTAGGCGATCGCGATGCCGTGCCGGGTGGCGGTCTCGGCGATGGCGTCGGCGCAGGCGCCGTCTGCGGGCTCGGCGAGGCGGCCGATGTCGTCACCGATCGCGTACCCGGTCAGGAACATCTCCGGGGCCGTCAGCAGCGCGGCGCCCGCGGCGGCGGCCCGGCCCGCGGCGGCGTCGAGGACCTCGAGGTTCTCCACGATCGAGCCGGGGCGGCCGGAGCTCTGGAGCAGGGCGGTGCGCATGCGTGATCCTCACCGGACGGGAGTTATGGGGCCGTAAAGAAGGTACGGTCGGCCCGCTCGGCCGGACAAGAAGGAGCCGTTGCGCGCCGGTGCGCGGTTCGTTGCGTGCAGCGGGGGTGAGGCGGCGATTCGTTGCGTGCCCCAAAGGACGGTCCCCGCCCACCCCGGGCAGGCGGGGTACGGACGGGGACCGGGTGATGCCGGGCCGTGAGCGGCGGCCGAGGGTGCTGCTACTTCCCGGTGCTGACCGGGTCCACGGTGATGGCGGAGCCGGTGCCGTCGGTGACGGGGACGTTGATGGTGACCGGCAGGGAGTGGGAGTGCGTCTCGTTCGGCGGCGTGACGATCAGGCTGGTGAAGGTCTCGCCGCTGCCGCCGGAGGTGTTCCGCGGGTAGTGCAGCGTGAACCGGGTCTCCTCGCCCGGCTTGACACTCACCGCCACCGGGGCGACCGTGCTGCGCTTGGCGCTGAGGGTGCCGTCCTTGCTCTTCAGGTCGGCACCGGGGAAGCCCTTGAGGGTGCAGGCGGCGGAGCCGGTGTTCTTCAGGTTCACGATCAGCTCGCCCTCGGCCATCGCGCCGGAGGTGCTGAAGGCGAGCCAGGAGGTCTTGCACGCGCCCGCGCCGCCGCCCACGGCCGTGCCACCGCCGCCCGTGCCCGACTGGCCGGTGCCGGCGGCGGTGCCCTTGCCGGAGGACGCGCCGCTGCCGCCGGTGCCCTGGGAGCCGGAGTCCTGCGAGCCGGAACCCTCGGAGGCGGCGCTCTGGCTGGGGGTCGAGGAGCCGCTCTTGTCGGACGAGCCGTTGTCGCTGCCCGAGCAGGCGGTGAGCGACAGACCGGCGACGGCGACGACGGCGAGCAGCGAGAGCTTCTGGACGCGCATGGTTCCCCTTCAAGGCTTGCCGCTCACCGAGCGGCACGAGCGGCGCTGGTGACGTGCCAACCGGGGAGACCGTCACGGGCCTGTGAGCCGTTCCGCTCGATGCGCCCCTAGTACATGCCTGTTACAAGATGCTCGGGACCCGCTCAGATCTCCCGCAACCGGTCCACGATCTCCCGCAGCAGCTCCGGATCAGCGACCGGTCCGCCCGCCGGGGAGCGGCGGGGTGCGTCGATGCGGATCAGGCCCGCCTCGGCCAGGTCGCCGAGCAGGACGCGCAGCACGGTCAGGGGCAGGTCGGCGTCGGCGGCCAGCTCGGCGACGGGACGCCGGCCGCGCCGGACCAGGTCGAGCAGCGTGGCACGGGCATGGTCGATGTCCGGGCCCGGAGCGTCCGTCTCCACGGCGCTGACCTGGGACATCAGGTCGATGGGGTGCGCGCCGGAGGGCCGGGTGCGGCCCCGGGTCACGGTGTAGGGGCGCACCATCGACCCGGTCTCGTCCTCGTACCAGTGCTCGTCGCTCACGGGGGGATCAGGGGGTTGTGCGGGCGGCTGCGTCCAGGTGGCGGCCCAGGCGGCGGACGAGCAGGGCCATCTCGTGGGCGAGCTGGCCGACATCGGTGTGGGCCTCGCTGAGGACGGCGAGCCGGCTGCCGTGACCGGCCGGGGTGATGAAGAGGTAGGCGTCGTCGAGCATCACCATGGTCTGGCGCACTTCGCCCGCCCCGAACCGCTCCCCCGCCGAGCGGGCAAGGCCGTGGAATCCGGAGCAGACGGCGGCCAGGTGCTCGACGTCCCGTCGGCGCATGCCGTCGGAGCTGCTGAGCGGCAGCCCGTCCGCGGTGAGCAGGACGGCCTGGCGGACGTCGCCGGTGCGGGCCACGAGGTCGTCCAGCAGCCAGCCGAGATCCGTGCCGGGCGCTCCCGCGGGCGGAGCAGCGGGCTCGGCGTTCTGGTCGTCACCGTGCATCGTCGGTCTCCGTCCCTTCGTGGGCATGGGTGGTCACGGTGCCGGTGGCCGTGCGATCCGCGCGGTCGGGGGCGGGGGCTCGGTCGGGCGCGGGGGCCTGATCGGGAGCGGGTGCCCTGTCAGGGGCGGGTCCCCCGTCAGAGGCAGGTCCTCCATCGGGCAAGGACGCCCGGTCAGCGGCGGGTGCCCGGTCAGCGGCAGGTCCCCCGTCAAAGGCAGGTCCTCCATCGGGCAAGGACGCCCGGTCAGCGGCGGGTGCCCGGTCAGCGGCAGGTCCCCCGTCAGGGGCGGGTCCCCCGTCAGAGGCAGGTCCTCCATCGGGCAAGGACGCCCGGTCAGGGGCAGGTCCCCGGTCAGGGGCAGATGCCTGATCAGGAAAGGATGCCCGGTCGGATGCCGGTGCCAGGGGGCTGGTCGTGTCGCTCCCTGCGTCTCCGGGGAGCTGCGGTTGCGTCGGCTCCGTGGCACCGGAGCCGGAGGGCGCCTTGTCCGCTGTCGCCGGCAGGCCCTGGCGTCCGCGGTCCAGGCCACGCTGGAAGGCACCGAAGATCGCCCGCATCTCCTCGGCGTCGACCTCGCGCCCGGGCGGCGCCGACCGCGGCGGCGGATCGTCCCGCAGCTCCCGGGCGAGGGAGGCCTGCCGGGTGCGGGTGGGAAGGGCGGGGGCGGTTTCCCGTCCCGGAGGCTGCTCCGGCATTCCTGGTTCCGCGGGCACCTGCGGTGTCGCGGGGGTGTCCGGGCCGGACGGTTCCCGCGCCGGCAGTGCCCGGCCGGCGGCGGGCCGGGCTCCGGTCCGGCGCCGGGTCGGCAGTTCTCGTACGACCGCGGTCGTACCGGCGGGCCGCTGCCCGGCGGGCGCGTCCGCCTGCCGCGGCCCGGCAGCGGACCCCACCCGCACGCCCGTCGGCTCCTGCACCGCTTCCTCCGCCAGCACCGCCGAAGGCAGTCGCACCACCGCCGTCGTCCCGCCGTACGGCGAGTCGCGCAGGCTGACCTCGATGCCGTGCCGGGCGGCGAGGCGGCCGACGACGTAGAGGCCCAGCCGGTCGTGGCGGGTGGGGTCGAAGGCCTCGGGATCGGTGAGTGTGGCGTGGGCCTGGGCGCGTGCGTCGGTGTCGAGGCCGAGACCGCGGTCGTCGATCTCCACGACGAACCCGCTGCCGACACGCCCGGTGCGCAGGGTGACCCTGGTGTGCGGCGGCGAGAACACCGTGGCGTTCTCCAGGAGTTCGGCGACGAGATGGACGACGTCGGCGACCGCGTCCGCGGCCACCCCCACCTCGGGCATCGGCGGCACCACCACGCGCGCGTAGTCCTCGATCTCGCCCACCGCCGAGGCGACGACGTCGGCGAGCGGTACCGGTCGGCGCCAGCGGCGGCCGGGCGTGGCACCGGAGAGGATGATCAGGCTCTCCGCGTGCCGCCGCATGCGCGTGGTGAGGTGGTCGATACGGAACAGCTCGCGCAGCACGTCCGGGTCGTCGGTGCGCCGCTCCAGCGTGTCGACGAGCTTGAGCTGGCGGTGCACCAGCGCCTGGTTGCGGCGCGCGATGGTGAGCAGCACCGCGAACTGCCCCCGCCGCAGCCCGGCCTGCTGGACGGCGGCCTCGACGGCGGCGAGCCGCGCGGTGTTGAAGGACCGGCCGACCTGCCCGATCTCGTCGTCGTGGACCTCGTCGGCGGCCAGGGGCGGTGCCTCGGTGAGCGCGTCCACTTCGTCACCGGCACTCAATCTCCGCATGACGTCGGGAAGTTGATCCCTGGTGAGGACGTCGGCCGCGTCCCGGAGGGTCTCCAGGCGCCGCGAGATGCGCCGGGCGCCGCGCACCGCGAACCACAGGGACACGCCCGCGGCGGCCAGCCCGACCGCGCCGACGACCGCCGCCTTGGCCAGTTCCCGGTAGGCGAAGGCACGCCCGCGCGTGGCGGAGTTCTCGGCCGAGCTGGTGCACAGCTCGCGGTAGCGGACGACGGCCCGGTCGACGGTCGAGCGCCAGGTGCCGGCCGCGACCGCCTTCCCGGCGCCGGACGCACCGGACCGCAGCAGCGCGTCCTCGCCGCCCACCAGTGAGCGGTAGAGGTCACCGCGCTGGAAGTGGTCGAACAGGCCGCGCGAGTCGGCGGGCAGGTCCGGTACGTACGTCCGCTGGAAGACGCGCCGGTCCTCGATGGTCTCGGTCAGTGCGTCGTACTGCCGGTCGCTCAGGGTGCCGGCCGCCCGCGCCCCGGCGACCAGCGCGTCCTCGCGGGACACGTACTCCCGGACCCGCACCAGCTCGATGACGACCTGGGCCTCGCGGGCGAGCTGTCCGGCCTGCAGGGCGGTGAGCGTGGACTGCACGCCGAAGCCGGGCTCCACCAGTGCGCTGTACTCGTCGACCGCCCGGTCCCAGGTGATGTCCCGGGACAGCACGCGCTCACGCAGCCCCTCCAGCCTGCCGGTGGCCGCGACCATGGCGTCCACGGCCTGCCGCTGGCGCAGCGTGAGCCGGCTCCGGCCGCCGCCCTGCACCGCCTGCTTCATGGCCTCGACGGCCCGGTCGGTACGGCGCTGCTGCTCGAGCAGTTGCCCGGCGGCGGCCGTGTCGAGGCGGGCGCCCAGGTAGGCGGCGGACATCCGGCGCTCGATCTGGATCTGCCCGATCGCGGTGTCCACGGGGGTGCCGAAGTCGTCGTACACCCCCTGGACCCGGACCAGTGCGCGCAGTTCGCCGGTGACGGACCACATGGCGAAGCTCCACAGCGCCATCAGCGCGACGGCCGGGGCGAGCGCGAGCGCCACGATCCGCGCACGGACGGTGGTAGGGCGACGGAGGGGCCAGCGCATGGGGTACCTACCGGTGTTACCAATCAGTAGAGAGCGCGGCACAACCTACGGGATCGATCTGTGCACCGCAATGGTGACCTGCGGTAACCCCGGGTCACCTCGGGGACAGGGCGAAGGTCGTGACGACGGCCGCGTGGTCGGACGGCCAGTCGTTGCCCGCCACGTCCGGCCAGGGGCGCGCAGTGCCGGTGACGAGGGTGTGCGCGTCCAGCACGGTGAGACCGCGGTGCAGGACGTAGTCGATCCGGTCCTGCGGCTCGGGCCGCCCGCTGCCGTCCTCGTGCACGGGATGGATCGGCGACCAGGTGTGCCCGGGCGCGGCGGCGGGGTCCGGGTGCGCCGCACGGTAGGAGTCGGCGAAGCCCGCCTGCTCGGCGGCCAGGGTCACCGGCCACGTCACGTCCGGCCAGTCCAGG
This region includes:
- a CDS encoding carbon-nitrogen hydrolase family protein, whose amino-acid sequence is MRTALLQSSGRPGSIVENLEVLDAAAGRAAAAGAALLTAPEMFLTGYAIGDDIGRLAEPADGACADAIAETATRHGIAIAYGYPERDGESVHNSAQLISADGTRLANYRKTHLFGRFEREHFTPGEQPVVQAELNGLTVGLMICYDVEFPENVRAHALAGTDLLVVPTAQMHPFQFVAESLVPVRAWENQMYIAYVNRVGQEGEFEFVGLSVLVGPDGVARARAGRAEELVFADADPAFLAASREANPYLQDRRPRLYGSLV
- a CDS encoding DUF4232 domain-containing protein, with the protein product MRVQKLSLLAVVAVAGLSLTACSGSDNGSSDKSGSSTPSQSAASEGSGSQDSGSQGTGGSGASSGKGTAAGTGQSGTGGGGTAVGGGAGACKTSWLAFSTSGAMAEGELIVNLKNTGSAACTLKGFPGADLKSKDGTLSAKRSTVAPVAVSVKPGEETRFTLHYPRNTSGGSGETFTSLIVTPPNETHSHSLPVTINVPVTDGTGSAITVDPVSTGK
- a CDS encoding DUF742 domain-containing protein, yielding MSDEHWYEDETGSMVRPYTVTRGRTRPSGAHPIDLMSQVSAVETDAPGPDIDHARATLLDLVRRGRRPVAELAADADLPLTVLRVLLGDLAEAGLIRIDAPRRSPAGGPVADPELLREIVDRLREI
- a CDS encoding roadblock/LC7 domain-containing protein, producing MHGDDQNAEPAAPPAGAPGTDLGWLLDDLVARTGDVRQAVLLTADGLPLSSSDGMRRRDVEHLAAVCSGFHGLARSAGERFGAGEVRQTMVMLDDAYLFITPAGHGSRLAVLSEAHTDVGQLAHEMALLVRRLGRHLDAAARTTP
- a CDS encoding sensor histidine kinase is translated as MRWPLRRPTTVRARIVALALAPAVALMALWSFAMWSVTGELRALVRVQGVYDDFGTPVDTAIGQIQIERRMSAAYLGARLDTAAAGQLLEQQRRTDRAVEAMKQAVQGGGRSRLTLRQRQAVDAMVAATGRLEGLRERVLSRDITWDRAVDEYSALVEPGFGVQSTLTALQAGQLAREAQVVIELVRVREYVSREDALVAGARAAGTLSDRQYDALTETIEDRRVFQRTYVPDLPADSRGLFDHFQRGDLYRSLVGGEDALLRSGASGAGKAVAAGTWRSTVDRAVVRYRELCTSSAENSATRGRAFAYRELAKAAVVGAVGLAAAGVSLWFAVRGARRISRRLETLRDAADVLTRDQLPDVMRRLSAGDEVDALTEAPPLAADEVHDDEIGQVGRSFNTARLAAVEAAVQQAGLRRGQFAVLLTIARRNQALVHRQLKLVDTLERRTDDPDVLRELFRIDHLTTRMRRHAESLIILSGATPGRRWRRPVPLADVVASAVGEIEDYARVVVPPMPEVGVAADAVADVVHLVAELLENATVFSPPHTRVTLRTGRVGSGFVVEIDDRGLGLDTDARAQAHATLTDPEAFDPTRHDRLGLYVVGRLAARHGIEVSLRDSPYGGTTAVVRLPSAVLAEEAVQEPTGVRVGSAAGPRQADAPAGQRPAGTTAVVRELPTRRRTGARPAAGRALPAREPSGPDTPATPQVPAEPGMPEQPPGRETAPALPTRTRQASLARELRDDPPPRSAPPGREVDAEEMRAIFGAFQRGLDRGRQGLPATADKAPSGSGATEPTQPQLPGDAGSDTTSPLAPASDRASFPDQASAPDRGPAPDRASLPDGGPASDGGPAPDGGPAADRAPAADRASLPDGGPAFDGGPAADRAPAADRASLPDGGPASDGGPAPDRAPAPDQAPAPDRAPAPDRADRTATGTVTTHAHEGTETDDAR